The Chryseobacterium suipulveris genome window below encodes:
- a CDS encoding GbsR/MarR family transcriptional regulator produces MEIDKEIYQDLVSFYGEVFHLPPLASKIYAYLIFDFEKKGICFEQFVEIFHASKSSVSSNLHLLLTSNLIKDFTPIDERKRFFVINDNYIKIRFEEVIRKMQTEMEILNRLHDFRNSDDENLNEKFEIYKSLLNKNIDSIQETLTKL; encoded by the coding sequence ATGGAAATAGACAAAGAAATTTACCAGGACCTGGTCAGCTTTTATGGGGAAGTTTTCCATCTTCCGCCGCTTGCTTCGAAGATTTATGCCTACCTGATTTTCGACTTCGAGAAAAAGGGAATCTGTTTTGAACAGTTTGTCGAGATCTTTCATGCCAGTAAAAGCTCAGTTTCTTCCAACCTCCATCTGCTGCTGACTTCCAACTTGATTAAAGATTTCACGCCCATTGATGAGCGGAAACGCTTTTTCGTCATTAATGACAATTATATCAAAATCCGTTTTGAAGAAGTCATCAGAAAAATGCAGACCGAGATGGAAATCTTGAACCGCTTGCACGATTTCCGTAATTCAGATGATGAAAATCTCAACGAAAAATTCGAAATTTACAAATCGCTTTTAAATAAAAACATCGATAGTATCCAGGAAACGCTAACCAAACTTTAA
- the pstB gene encoding phosphate ABC transporter ATP-binding protein PstB, translated as MTDNIKLSGRNVNLWFGEKHVLKNANIDFEKNKVTALIGPSGCGKSTLLRCFNRMHDLNSEAKVVGDFYLDDLNIYDPKTSVTQIRKKIGMVFQKANPFPKSIYENINYGLKINNVPEKDRPAIIEQSLKESYIWDEVKDDLKKPATRLSGGQQQRICIARTVALRPEVILMDEPCSALDPISTKKVEELIHELKKEFTIMIVTHNMQQAQRVADKTAFMYLGEVVEFGETAQIFNDPKHELTQKYIRGAFG; from the coding sequence ATGACAGATAATATAAAACTTTCAGGCAGAAACGTCAACCTTTGGTTTGGCGAAAAACACGTCCTGAAAAACGCCAATATCGACTTCGAAAAAAATAAAGTCACCGCTTTGATCGGACCTTCCGGATGCGGAAAATCGACGTTGCTCAGATGTTTCAACAGAATGCACGATCTGAATTCTGAAGCAAAAGTAGTAGGCGATTTCTACCTCGATGATCTGAATATTTACGACCCAAAAACTTCCGTCACCCAAATCCGAAAGAAAATCGGAATGGTGTTCCAGAAAGCCAACCCTTTTCCCAAAAGCATTTACGAAAACATTAATTATGGTCTGAAAATCAATAATGTACCCGAAAAAGACCGACCTGCAATTATCGAACAGTCCTTAAAAGAAAGCTATATTTGGGATGAGGTGAAAGACGACCTGAAAAAACCTGCGACCCGACTTTCCGGCGGTCAGCAACAAAGAATTTGTATCGCAAGAACTGTCGCGTTACGACCCGAAGTGATTCTGATGGACGAACCGTGTTCCGCGCTCGACCCAATTTCCACCAAAAAAGTCGAGGAGCTGATCCACGAACTAAAAAAGGAATTCACCATCATGATCGTTACGCACAATATGCAACAGGCGCAAAGAGTTGCTGACAAAACCGCGTTTATGTATCTCGGCGAAGTGGTGGAGTTCGGAGAAACGGCGCAAATTTTCAATGACCCGAAACACGAACTCACCCAGAAATATATTCGCGGCGCATTCGGGTAA
- the pstA gene encoding phosphate ABC transporter permease PstA codes for MMKGLNKFFEWFVLIFCTGTVLLFLGVIILDIIIKGWPAISWEFISQTPTKAMTSGGIFPAIFGTILLTLLTALFCIPFGVSCAIYLNEYAEETNLTRIIRASIRNLSGIPSIIYGLFGLALFVQGLNLGTSMVSAGLTLGLLSLPYIITTTEEALRRIPNSTREAALGVGATQFESIKDVVLPSALPGILTGVVLTLSRAAGETAPILFTGVAFFITGNSGQLNQEFMALPYHLYMLSTQHQAIEQVRPLAYGTALILIVVVFLLSLTAFYIRYKYSKNDR; via the coding sequence ATGATGAAGGGATTGAATAAATTTTTCGAGTGGTTCGTGCTGATTTTCTGTACAGGAACAGTTTTGCTGTTTTTGGGAGTGATCATTTTAGACATCATCATTAAAGGTTGGCCTGCAATTTCCTGGGAATTTATTTCTCAAACTCCGACCAAGGCAATGACTTCCGGTGGGATTTTCCCTGCGATTTTCGGAACCATTTTGCTGACTTTGCTTACTGCGCTTTTCTGTATTCCGTTTGGCGTTTCCTGTGCGATTTACTTAAATGAATATGCTGAAGAAACCAATCTGACCAGAATTATCCGCGCCTCGATCAGAAATCTATCGGGGATTCCGTCGATTATTTACGGACTTTTTGGTTTGGCGCTTTTTGTTCAGGGACTGAATTTGGGAACGTCGATGGTTTCGGCGGGATTAACTTTGGGACTGCTTTCTTTGCCTTACATTATTACCACCACGGAAGAAGCGCTCCGCAGAATTCCGAATTCCACGCGGGAAGCTGCACTGGGAGTTGGCGCGACACAGTTTGAGAGCATTAAAGATGTCGTTCTTCCTTCCGCTTTACCGGGAATTTTAACGGGAGTTGTCCTCACACTTTCTCGAGCTGCAGGAGAAACCGCGCCGATTCTCTTCACCGGAGTGGCGTTTTTCATCACCGGAAATTCGGGTCAGCTCAATCAGGAATTTATGGCGCTTCCGTATCATCTCTATATGCTTTCTACGCAACATCAGGCGATTGAGCAGGTTCGTCCTTTAGCGTACGGAACGGCTTTAATCTTAATTGTGGTCGTTTTCCTGCTGAGTTTGACGGCATTTTACATCCGCTACAAATATTCTAAAAATGACAGATAA
- the pstC gene encoding phosphate ABC transporter permease subunit PstC, translating into MSNTIYRERKDTAFKWLFKITGLLVIAVLGGIFGMLMWNTGAFLLDFSPLDFISGTQWNPSFNQYGILPLIVSTTIVTFGAMLIAIPLGIGTATFLSEYCPPKLKAFLKPAIEMLAAVPSVAIGFLGIVLLGPEIADFTNQSNGLNALNGAILLAIMALPTIITVSEDAINAVPHTYREASLGIGADKWQTVRKIVLPSAAPGIIAAVMLGVGRAIGETMTVLMATGNAAAFPKGFFDSVRTITATIAIEMGEVPYNTTHYFALYAIAAVLFFMTLVVNILGEYFVNKFRKFHAL; encoded by the coding sequence ATGAGCAACACCATTTACAGAGAAAGAAAGGACACGGCTTTCAAGTGGCTGTTCAAAATCACGGGACTTTTGGTCATCGCGGTTTTGGGCGGGATTTTCGGAATGCTGATGTGGAACACGGGAGCTTTCCTGCTAGATTTTTCACCGCTGGATTTTATTTCCGGAACGCAGTGGAATCCGTCCTTTAACCAATACGGGATTTTGCCGCTGATTGTCTCTACCACGATTGTCACTTTCGGTGCGATGCTGATCGCCATTCCTTTGGGAATCGGTACTGCGACCTTTCTTTCGGAATATTGCCCGCCAAAATTAAAGGCATTTTTGAAGCCCGCCATCGAAATGTTGGCTGCAGTTCCTTCCGTTGCAATCGGATTTTTAGGCATCGTCTTACTCGGTCCCGAAATTGCGGACTTCACCAATCAATCCAACGGACTGAATGCGCTGAATGGAGCAATTCTTTTGGCAATCATGGCATTACCGACGATTATCACCGTGAGTGAAGATGCGATTAACGCAGTTCCACACACTTATCGAGAGGCGAGTTTGGGAATCGGTGCCGACAAATGGCAAACCGTTCGAAAAATCGTGCTTCCTTCCGCAGCTCCAGGAATTATCGCCGCGGTCATGTTGGGCGTTGGAAGAGCCATCGGTGAAACCATGACCGTATTAATGGCGACCGGAAACGCCGCCGCTTTTCCGAAAGGATTTTTTGATTCCGTTCGTACCATCACCGCGACGATTGCGATCGAGATGGGCGAGGTTCCCTACAACACCACGCACTATTTTGCTTTGTACGCAATTGCCGCCGTTCTGTTTTTTATGACTTTGGTGGTAAATATTTTGGGAGAGTATTTCGTGAATAAATTCAGAAAATTCCACGCGTTATGA
- a CDS encoding phosphate ABC transporter substrate-binding protein: MRKRIWWMFPALFLTFFSCYQNDKALKIKGSDTEVNLAVELAEDFYAKNPGFSLAVSGGGSGLGIASLSNGQADIANSSRPLTDDEKELFAEKNIELLTNIFAEDATAIVVNPNISIDEIDVETLGKILDGSIKNWEPITGQKLAINIYGRQSNSGTHSFIQKKLEIKFSPRAKEMNGNAQIMEGIKVDPSGIGYVGAGYLLNSSDQKVKPLKIKEKESSVAVSPLDHEAIKNNRYFFQRPLYQFIPKTSWEKAKPFIDFEKTEKGKEIIKNSGYYVLN, from the coding sequence ATGCGGAAGAGAATTTGGTGGATGTTTCCGGCACTTTTCCTGACATTTTTTTCTTGTTACCAAAACGACAAAGCATTAAAAATAAAGGGTTCCGATACCGAAGTAAATCTTGCGGTAGAGCTTGCTGAAGATTTCTATGCTAAAAATCCAGGATTCAGTTTGGCGGTTTCCGGCGGCGGTTCCGGTTTGGGAATTGCTTCGCTTTCTAATGGACAAGCCGATATTGCCAATTCTTCCAGACCTTTAACCGACGACGAAAAAGAACTTTTTGCCGAAAAAAATATCGAACTTCTCACCAATATTTTTGCGGAAGACGCGACCGCAATCGTCGTCAATCCCAATATTTCCATCGACGAAATTGATGTGGAAACTTTAGGGAAAATCCTCGACGGAAGTATCAAAAATTGGGAACCGATTACGGGACAGAAGTTAGCCATCAACATTTACGGACGCCAGAGTAATTCGGGAACGCACTCCTTTATCCAGAAAAAACTCGAGATCAAATTTTCGCCGCGTGCAAAAGAAATGAACGGGAACGCCCAAATTATGGAGGGCATCAAAGTAGATCCGTCCGGAATCGGCTATGTTGGTGCAGGTTACCTCCTTAATTCTTCCGATCAAAAAGTAAAGCCCCTGAAAATCAAAGAGAAAGAGTCATCGGTTGCCGTTTCACCGCTGGATCACGAAGCGATTAAGAATAACCGGTATTTCTTCCAACGACCGCTATATCAGTTTATTCCTAAAACTTCGTGGGAAAAGGCGAAACCCTTCATCGATTTTGAAAAGACCGAAAAAGGAAAGGAGATCATCAAAAATTCCGGCTATTATGTTTTGAATTAA
- a CDS encoding translation initiation factor, with product MDLRDQLKNLFPDHEEQDFEMPEEQFVQKEPLICKFEKKGRNGKPVTLIEGFEGSDDELKKISKKIKTTLGIGGSEKDGIIVIQGDNRDKIMKILQEMGYKTKRVGG from the coding sequence ATGGATTTACGCGACCAACTGAAGAACCTTTTCCCCGACCACGAAGAGCAGGATTTTGAAATGCCGGAAGAACAGTTCGTGCAGAAAGAACCCCTCATCTGCAAATTCGAAAAGAAAGGCAGAAACGGAAAACCCGTGACGCTGATCGAAGGTTTTGAAGGAAGCGACGACGAGCTCAAAAAAATCTCTAAAAAAATAAAGACCACACTCGGAATCGGCGGTTCTGAAAAAGACGGGATCATCGTAATCCAGGGCGACAACCGCGATAAGATTATGAAAATCCTGCAGGAAATGGGATACAAAACGAAGAGAGTGGGAGGATAG
- a CDS encoding nucleoside phosphorylase, whose amino-acid sequence MLNKLAASELVLNDDGSVYHLNLLPEDIAGKIILVGDPDRVPKVSKYFDKIEIKKNKREFYTHTGTLRGERITVMSSGIGTENIDIVMNELDALVNIDLKNKEFKTEHTALELFRLGTCGSVNPDVEVDNMLVTQNVVGLDGLLHFYSDYQFENEFSRNFLDKFPYEKIKPMLYFADWAEEISDYYKDAKYHGNTATFPGFYAPQGRQLRLKAIDDQFLETLNDLGVTNFEMETSAIYGLSKLLGHKALTVNCVIANRRRGEFSADHHASEKNMIEWVLDRIIP is encoded by the coding sequence ATGCTTAACAAACTTGCAGCTTCCGAACTGGTTTTGAATGACGACGGAAGTGTTTACCACCTCAATTTGCTGCCGGAAGATATTGCCGGAAAAATTATTTTAGTGGGCGATCCTGATCGTGTACCGAAAGTTTCGAAATATTTTGACAAGATAGAAATCAAGAAAAACAAGCGTGAATTTTATACGCATACCGGAACTTTGCGCGGCGAAAGAATTACCGTAATGTCTTCAGGAATCGGGACCGAAAATATCGACATCGTGATGAACGAGCTCGATGCTTTGGTGAATATCGACCTGAAAAACAAGGAGTTCAAAACCGAACATACCGCACTGGAACTTTTCCGACTTGGAACCTGCGGAAGTGTGAATCCCGATGTAGAAGTTGACAATATGCTGGTCACCCAAAATGTGGTGGGATTGGATGGATTGCTGCATTTCTATTCCGACTATCAGTTTGAGAACGAATTCTCCCGAAACTTTCTGGATAAATTCCCTTACGAAAAAATCAAGCCGATGTTGTACTTTGCAGATTGGGCAGAAGAAATTTCCGACTATTACAAAGACGCAAAATACCACGGAAACACGGCAACTTTCCCAGGATTTTACGCTCCTCAAGGAAGACAACTTCGTTTGAAAGCGATCGACGACCAGTTCCTGGAAACGCTTAACGATTTGGGAGTGACCAATTTCGAAATGGAAACCTCTGCGATTTACGGACTCTCTAAATTGCTGGGACACAAAGCATTGACAGTAAACTGCGTCATCGCCAACAGAAGACGTGGCGAGTTTTCGGCGGACCACCACGCTTCAGAAAAAAATATGATCGAATGGGTTTTGGATCGGATTATTCCTTAA
- a CDS encoding helix-turn-helix transcriptional regulator, producing MQLDPKLSISELQFCALLKLNFASKEIANNTFTSIRTVQNKKYRIRSKLNIPNETDTYVLFNDI from the coding sequence TTGCAGCTGGATCCTAAACTTTCAATTTCGGAACTGCAATTTTGTGCTTTGCTGAAACTTAATTTCGCTTCAAAAGAAATCGCAAACAATACTTTTACTTCTATACGAACGGTACAAAACAAGAAATACAGAATAAGATCTAAGTTGAATATTCCCAACGAGACAGATACTTATGTTCTCTTTAACGATATTTAA
- a CDS encoding DNA-3-methyladenine glycosylase I, with protein MELIRCGWCEKDDLYRKYHDDEWGKPVYGDETIFEFLVLESFQAGLSWYTILNKRENFRNAFDNFNYKKIAKYSESKVEELMQNSGIIRNRLKILATINNAQKFMEVQKEFGSFSKYIWSFVGGKPIVNHPKTLGEVPATTEISDTLAKDLKKRGFKFLGSTVVYAHMQATGMVCDHLVDCHCKN; from the coding sequence ATGGAATTAATCCGCTGCGGTTGGTGTGAGAAAGACGACCTCTACCGCAAATATCACGACGACGAATGGGGAAAACCGGTTTATGGCGACGAAACAATCTTCGAGTTTCTGGTGCTGGAAAGTTTCCAGGCAGGACTTTCGTGGTACACGATTTTGAACAAGAGAGAAAATTTCAGGAACGCGTTTGACAATTTTAATTATAAAAAAATCGCAAAATACAGTGAATCTAAAGTTGAAGAATTAATGCAAAACTCGGGAATCATCCGAAACCGGCTTAAGATTTTGGCGACGATCAACAATGCCCAGAAATTCATGGAAGTCCAAAAAGAATTCGGTAGTTTTTCCAAATACATCTGGAGTTTTGTAGGTGGAAAACCGATTGTCAACCATCCAAAAACCCTGGGCGAAGTTCCGGCAACCACGGAAATTTCTGATACTTTAGCTAAAGATTTAAAGAAGCGTGGATTTAAGTTCCTTGGTTCCACTGTAGTTTACGCGCACATGCAGGCAACAGGAATGGTTTGCGACCATTTGGTGGATTGTCATTGTAAAAATTAG
- a CDS encoding enoyl-ACP reductase FabI, with product MSYGLLKGKKGIIFGALNEQSIAWKVAERCHEEGAEFILSNAPIAMRMGELNALAEKTGSEVIGADATSIEDLEKLFDAAIAKFGKIDFILHSIGMSVNVRKGKHYTEMNYDWLEKGWDVSSVSFHKVMRVAWEKNCMNEWGSILALTYIAAQRTFPDYNDMADNKSYLESIARTFGYYWGERKVRVNTISQSPTMTTAGSGVKGFTGFMGYAEDMSPLGNADALDCANYCVAMFSDLTKKVTMQNLYNDGGFSNTGVSQKVVEKYDE from the coding sequence ATGTCATACGGATTATTAAAAGGGAAAAAGGGAATTATTTTCGGCGCGCTGAATGAGCAGTCGATCGCCTGGAAAGTTGCGGAAAGATGCCACGAAGAAGGAGCAGAATTCATCCTCTCGAACGCGCCGATCGCCATGAGAATGGGTGAACTGAACGCACTTGCCGAAAAAACCGGTTCTGAAGTAATCGGTGCAGATGCAACCTCTATTGAAGATCTGGAAAAACTTTTTGACGCGGCAATCGCAAAATTTGGCAAAATCGACTTCATCCTGCACTCCATCGGAATGTCCGTAAACGTGAGAAAAGGGAAACACTATACCGAAATGAACTACGACTGGCTCGAAAAGGGTTGGGACGTGTCGTCGGTTTCCTTCCACAAAGTGATGCGCGTTGCCTGGGAAAAAAACTGTATGAACGAATGGGGATCAATCCTTGCGCTGACTTATATTGCGGCACAGCGTACATTCCCGGATTACAACGACATGGCAGATAACAAATCGTACCTGGAAAGTATCGCGAGAACTTTCGGTTATTATTGGGGCGAAAGAAAAGTGAGGGTCAACACGATTTCTCAGTCGCCAACGATGACCACTGCAGGCAGCGGTGTGAAAGGTTTTACCGGATTTATGGGATACGCGGAAGATATGTCGCCACTCGGAAACGCCGATGCACTCGACTGCGCGAATTATTGCGTCGCAATGTTTTCGGACCTTACCAAAAAGGTAACGATGCAGAACCTCTACAACGATGGCGGTTTCAGCAATACCGGAGTTTCGCAAAAAGTGGTGGAGAAATATGATGAGTAA
- a CDS encoding GH3 auxin-responsive promoter family protein, translating to MATKALFNTVVNWFIRQRIDQIQNFMKHPVETQNGVLFSQLYFAENTDYGKIHGFSSVSNYGDFRRNVPIVTYEDFEPYIEKARQGMADIFWPGNIRRFAKSSGTTNAKSKFIPISDEALEDCHFKAGKDLLSIYANNHPENNLFSNKNLRLGGSSELYEHFNTKFGDLSAIMIENLPFWVEITTTPSKKVSLMSEWESKLKAIVSEVKNEDVGSLTGVPSWMMVLLQRILNETGHANISELWPNLEVFFHGGISFQPYREQYRKIIGKDINYYEIYNASEGFFGIQDQFGSDEMLLMLDYGIFYEFIPMDQFNPNNLEAIPLEEVEIGKNYAMVITTNSGLWRYLIGDTVRFTSLNPFRIKISGRTKHYINAFGEELMIDNVETALTKACESTDSSVCDFTGAPVFMKDGESGAHEWIFEFTKEPEDLDRFTELFDNHLKSVNSDYEAKRYNNMTLKKPIIHVAKPQLFYNWMSERGKLGGQNKVPRLSNDREYIEPLLKMNQ from the coding sequence ATGGCAACAAAAGCGCTTTTCAACACGGTAGTCAACTGGTTCATACGGCAGAGAATCGACCAGATTCAGAACTTTATGAAGCATCCTGTTGAAACCCAGAATGGCGTACTCTTCTCCCAACTTTATTTTGCCGAAAACACCGACTACGGGAAAATCCACGGCTTCAGTTCCGTTTCCAATTACGGAGATTTCCGCAGAAATGTTCCGATTGTGACCTACGAGGATTTCGAGCCCTATATCGAAAAAGCAAGACAGGGAATGGCGGATATTTTCTGGCCGGGAAATATCAGAAGGTTTGCAAAATCCTCCGGAACGACCAATGCAAAAAGCAAGTTCATCCCCATTTCGGATGAGGCACTTGAAGACTGCCATTTCAAAGCGGGAAAAGATTTGCTTTCCATTTACGCCAACAATCACCCTGAAAACAATTTGTTCTCCAACAAAAACCTCCGTCTCGGTGGAAGTTCGGAACTGTACGAACATTTCAACACCAAATTCGGCGACCTTTCTGCGATTATGATTGAAAACCTGCCGTTCTGGGTTGAAATCACCACCACTCCGAGTAAGAAGGTTTCATTAATGTCGGAATGGGAAAGCAAGCTGAAAGCAATCGTGTCCGAAGTAAAAAATGAAGACGTGGGAAGCTTGACCGGCGTTCCGAGCTGGATGATGGTATTGCTGCAAAGGATTTTAAACGAAACCGGTCATGCAAACATTTCAGAATTATGGCCGAATCTGGAAGTTTTTTTCCACGGTGGAATCAGCTTCCAACCCTATCGTGAACAATACCGAAAAATAATCGGAAAAGACATCAACTATTACGAAATCTACAACGCCTCAGAAGGTTTCTTCGGAATCCAGGATCAGTTTGGGAGCGACGAAATGTTGCTGATGCTCGATTATGGAATTTTCTATGAGTTTATTCCGATGGACCAATTCAACCCGAATAACCTTGAAGCCATTCCTTTGGAAGAAGTAGAAATCGGGAAAAATTACGCCATGGTGATTACCACCAACAGCGGATTATGGCGCTATCTGATTGGTGACACGGTTCGTTTTACTTCCTTAAATCCTTTCAGAATAAAAATTTCGGGAAGAACCAAACATTACATCAATGCGTTCGGTGAAGAACTGATGATCGACAACGTAGAAACAGCACTGACAAAAGCTTGTGAATCAACGGATTCTTCAGTTTGCGATTTTACGGGAGCTCCGGTTTTTATGAAAGACGGCGAAAGCGGTGCACACGAATGGATTTTCGAATTTACCAAGGAACCTGAAGATCTCGACCGCTTCACGGAACTTTTCGACAATCATTTAAAATCCGTGAACTCCGATTACGAGGCGAAACGCTATAACAATATGACGTTGAAGAAACCGATTATTCACGTTGCAAAACCTCAGCTTTTCTATAACTGGATGTCGGAACGCGGCAAATTGGGCGGACAAAATAAGGTTCCCCGATTGAGTAACGACCGAGAATACATCGAACCGCTTCTGAAAATGAACCAATAA
- a CDS encoding superoxide dismutase, with translation MAFELPKLGYAYDALEPTIDAKTMEIHHTKHHQAYIDNLNKAIAGTDLEGKTIEEICKTGTDKAAVRNNGGGHYNHTLFWEILTPGGSKEPVGNVKAAIEAYGGFEKFKTDFAEAAKTRFGSGWAWLCKKDDGSVAVCSSPNQDNPLMPVADCKGTPVLGLDVWEHAYYLHYQNRRPDYVTAFFDVINWDKVEEKFNG, from the coding sequence ATGGCATTCGAATTACCGAAATTGGGATATGCTTACGATGCATTGGAACCCACTATAGACGCAAAAACGATGGAGATTCACCACACGAAACACCATCAAGCATACATTGATAATTTAAACAAAGCAATTGCAGGAACCGATCTCGAAGGAAAAACAATTGAAGAAATCTGCAAAACCGGCACCGATAAAGCTGCGGTAAGAAACAACGGTGGTGGTCACTATAATCATACGTTGTTCTGGGAAATCCTCACTCCGGGGGGAAGCAAAGAACCTGTAGGAAACGTAAAAGCGGCAATCGAAGCTTACGGAGGTTTCGAGAAATTCAAAACCGATTTCGCTGAAGCGGCAAAAACAAGATTCGGTTCAGGATGGGCTTGGTTGTGTAAAAAAGACGACGGTTCAGTTGCGGTTTGCTCTTCACCAAATCAGGACAATCCACTGATGCCAGTCGCAGACTGCAAAGGAACTCCGGTTTTGGGACTTGATGTTTGGGAACACGCTTATTACCTGCATTACCAAAACAGAAGACCGGATTATGTGACCGCATTTTTCGATGTGATCAACTGGGATAAAGTTGAGGAAAAATTCAACGGATAA
- a CDS encoding DUF6146 family protein has protein sequence MKKLILIFGLLLFTASCSTQNIPKEGDKVSMRPEKNDDGEWDIEVLDSQWSYFLNAIAKPMSMYSESYLKTKNSFLVSEWNSYYFSGRYRNVIESSIEYNPNENYGILFEYKLYQVFAFVQWKYGLKLNGLSMTDVR, from the coding sequence ATGAAAAAACTGATCTTAATATTTGGATTGTTGCTTTTCACCGCCAGTTGTTCGACACAGAATATTCCAAAAGAAGGCGATAAAGTCTCGATGAGGCCGGAAAAAAATGATGACGGCGAATGGGACATCGAAGTCTTGGATTCGCAATGGAGCTATTTTCTGAATGCAATCGCAAAACCGATGAGTATGTACAGCGAATCCTATTTGAAAACCAAAAACAGCTTTTTGGTTAGCGAATGGAATTCCTACTATTTTTCAGGAAGATACCGAAACGTGATCGAATCTTCTATCGAATACAATCCTAATGAAAATTACGGGATACTGTTTGAGTACAAACTCTATCAGGTTTTTGCCTTCGTGCAATGGAAATACGGATTAAAACTGAACGGACTGAGTATGACAGATGTTCGGTAA
- a CDS encoding endonuclease/exonuclease/phosphatase family protein — MKKILSLALLAIFCFSFAQQKGQLRRVATVGFLNVENLWDTIASADYIDGTKDISNPAFHRSVPLDSLQYLETTEDYKGEWNDQLLKGKKVIRKQILADDFTSKSAKNWNTKNYNHKLDNVAKVISEMGAQYTRTAPAMVGLIEVENRQVVQDLVKHPTLAKYDYGIIHYNSYDARGIDVALIYQKRRFTPTNSLKKEIKIYDEGKRSYTRDILVVTGFLDNEKVAVFMNHWPSRSGGEARSLPKRNAAAVVLKQQMDSIRAQDPSTKLIAMGDFNDDPVSSSLKNYLKAVGSQKELSNDTPYLNLMYPLYKKGVASLAYQDAPNLFDQIIVSGNLVSDKVGKDFSVFKAELYAPAYLITKEGNWKGYPFRSWNGDKYTGGYSDHFPAFVVLQREAEN, encoded by the coding sequence ATGAAAAAAATACTAAGCTTAGCATTATTGGCAATATTTTGTTTTTCCTTTGCCCAGCAAAAAGGACAGCTCAGAAGAGTAGCTACAGTCGGATTCCTGAATGTGGAGAACCTTTGGGACACGATTGCATCAGCAGACTATATCGATGGTACTAAAGACATTAGCAATCCGGCATTCCACAGAAGTGTTCCGTTGGATTCGCTTCAGTATCTGGAAACTACAGAAGATTATAAAGGAGAATGGAACGACCAGCTCCTAAAAGGAAAAAAAGTGATCAGAAAGCAAATTCTTGCGGACGATTTCACCTCAAAAAGCGCCAAAAACTGGAATACCAAAAATTACAACCACAAATTGGATAACGTTGCAAAAGTTATTTCCGAAATGGGAGCACAGTACACCAGAACCGCTCCTGCTATGGTAGGTTTGATCGAGGTGGAGAACAGACAGGTAGTGCAGGATTTGGTGAAACATCCGACTTTGGCTAAGTATGATTACGGAATCATCCACTATAATTCTTATGACGCGAGAGGAATTGATGTTGCGCTCATTTACCAGAAAAGAAGGTTTACGCCAACCAATTCTTTGAAGAAGGAAATAAAGATTTATGATGAAGGAAAAAGAAGCTACACCCGTGATATTCTTGTGGTTACAGGATTTCTTGATAACGAAAAGGTGGCTGTTTTTATGAATCACTGGCCGTCAAGAAGTGGGGGTGAAGCGCGATCGCTTCCGAAGAGAAATGCGGCCGCGGTAGTTCTTAAACAACAAATGGACAGCATCCGAGCACAGGATCCATCCACAAAACTGATCGCGATGGGTGACTTTAACGATGATCCCGTAAGTTCCAGTTTGAAGAATTATTTGAAAGCTGTAGGCAGCCAAAAAGAATTGAGCAATGATACTCCGTACCTGAACTTAATGTACCCTCTTTACAAAAAAGGGGTTGCTTCACTTGCTTATCAGGATGCACCGAATTTATTTGACCAGATTATCGTATCGGGAAACTTGGTTTCCGACAAAGTTGGAAAAGACTTTTCGGTTTTTAAAGCGGAACTTTATGCTCCAGCTTATCTCATCACCAAAGAAGGCAACTGGAAAGGTTACCCATTCCGATCCTGGAACGGCGATAAATATACAGGCGGTTACAGCGACCACTTCCCGGCGTTTGTCGTACTGCAAAGAGAAGCAGAAAATTAA